The genomic stretch CTACCCAAGTTTACATTTCTTGATTGTTCCAGGTGCTGGAGTTGGCCGGAAACGCTGCCAGGGATAATAAGAAGAACCGCATCATTCCGAGGCATATTCAGTTGGCCGTGAAGAACGATGAGGAGCTTGGCAAGCTCCTAGCTGGTGCGACGATCTCCAATGGCGGAGTTGTGCCCAACATCCACCAGGCTTTGCTGCCCAAGAAGCAAGGCGGAGGGAAGGGTAAACCAGAGATCGGATCGGCCTCCCAAGAATTCtaggcttttttttttttaaaaaatttctgctCATCTGCCCAAGAAGCAAGGCGGAGGGAAGGGTAAACCAGAGATCGGATCGGCCTCCCAAGAATTCTaggctttttttttaaaaaaaaatttctgctCATCTTTCTGTTTTGGATGCAAAGGAATCTTTGGAGCTGTAAT from Zingiber officinale cultivar Zhangliang chromosome 5B, Zo_v1.1, whole genome shotgun sequence encodes the following:
- the LOC121986017 gene encoding histone H2AX-like, whose translation is MSSTAATTTKGGRGKAKGTKAVSRSQKAGLQFPVGRIARYLKAGRYAQRVGSGAPVYLSAVLEYLAAEVLELAGNAARDNKKNRIIPRHIQLAVKNDEELGKLLAGATISNGGVVPNIHQALLPKKQGGGKGKPEIGSASQEF